A single genomic interval of Methanomassiliicoccus sp. harbors:
- a CDS encoding DUF47 family protein translates to MNERKSLMEWFGKRRESLVIRGLKDHVRAVGDATAELNKAVAALCNSDTEKAVEALNRMLLSEKEADTIEERVSMELSKGDMEPKEREDLLRLIRRMDFVADWSKESGMNLQLILEAKVQVPVSLWTHYHEMTIELERAAKELRASIEQLGINEELADKHSREVERLEHVLDELYFVTKKEILFSNIDPRAVFLLRDMLHGIENASDSCKDVADIIHILLTSEAHKVR, encoded by the coding sequence TTGAATGAACGCAAATCTTTGATGGAATGGTTCGGAAAGCGCCGGGAGTCGTTGGTGATCAGAGGTCTGAAGGACCATGTACGCGCGGTCGGCGACGCCACCGCCGAGCTCAATAAGGCAGTGGCCGCTCTATGCAACTCAGACACTGAGAAGGCCGTCGAGGCTCTGAACCGTATGCTCCTCTCGGAAAAGGAAGCGGACACCATCGAGGAAAGGGTCAGCATGGAGCTTAGCAAGGGGGACATGGAGCCCAAGGAGCGCGAGGACCTCCTGCGCCTGATTCGCCGCATGGACTTCGTCGCTGACTGGTCAAAGGAGTCGGGCATGAACCTGCAGCTCATACTAGAAGCTAAGGTCCAGGTGCCGGTCAGCCTATGGACGCATTATCACGAGATGACGATAGAGCTGGAGAGGGCTGCCAAGGAGCTCCGGGCCAGCATCGAGCAGCTGGGCATCAACGAGGAGCTGGCCGACAAGCACTCCCGGGAGGTGGAGAGGCTGGAGCATGTTCTGGACGAGCTGTACTTTGTCACCAAGAAGGAGATATTGTTCTCCAACATCGACCCCCGGGCGGTGTTCCTGCTTCGGGACATGCTGCACGGGATAGAGAACGCTTCTGACTCCTGCAAGGACGTCGCTGATATTATACACATCCTCCTCACTTCCGAGGCCCACAAAGTTCGGTGA
- a CDS encoding cation:proton antiporter encodes MDAETRLILDIALLLSATGLLSLVLGRLRLPAIIGYLAGGLVLGSSIIPGFQMEEATLEVFSTIGIILLMFFIGIELNLKGLRKTGPAAFLIVSIEMTMMVIIGYYLGRLIGLDDVQSIFIGAIISGASTAAVLMVAKENLHMRGDLSIMVMSLMVFEDIAQIIILTLASPLAAGTGSSDNVYWVVLEIVAFMGLTILIGLAVMPRAMDWLRRNYNKETILIISLAFCFALAFISGYVGLSIAIGAFLAGIIISESSCNNIVRRRIEPMKEVFIAIFFFAIGMRIDIGMILDNILLCFIIAFVFIIGKLSSIFFASYLTTMGLRSSFYLASSLVVMGEFGFIIATLGLNGGILDLSMYSTVIGAALITMVVLPLLSRSGPRIFDFGSRNAPSFVRNVVQRMERVRGEVRRKMAISPELRLEVRGQLLMVFVDMVLIITIILVLNLLDPIREALTPLAGDLHILPSLLLFVTSIVLISPVVVNVITRLRLIALIIMMNVSEGGRQTVAGRMRIYRLFRNVGGFIVIMVLMLLILPLLPQVSTFDETALLALTVIIVLLSVLSWGVLRPAFGKISQGVVARIVLMDEVTDEQPGEIIVCDE; translated from the coding sequence ATGGACGCAGAAACCCGTTTGATCCTCGATATCGCCCTTCTCCTAAGCGCGACGGGGCTTCTCTCTCTCGTTCTTGGAAGACTGCGTCTACCGGCGATCATAGGTTATCTGGCAGGTGGACTGGTGCTAGGCTCCAGCATCATCCCTGGTTTCCAGATGGAGGAGGCGACCCTGGAGGTGTTCTCCACCATAGGCATCATCCTCCTGATGTTCTTCATCGGCATCGAGCTGAACCTCAAGGGTCTCCGGAAGACAGGACCTGCGGCGTTCCTCATCGTCTCCATTGAGATGACAATGATGGTCATCATCGGCTACTACCTCGGACGTTTGATCGGCCTCGATGACGTTCAGTCCATATTCATCGGGGCTATCATTTCAGGTGCCAGCACCGCCGCGGTCCTAATGGTGGCCAAGGAGAACTTGCATATGAGAGGGGACCTGTCCATCATGGTCATGTCCCTGATGGTATTCGAGGACATCGCCCAGATCATCATCCTTACCCTCGCCTCGCCCCTGGCCGCAGGAACGGGTAGCTCCGATAATGTGTACTGGGTGGTCCTGGAGATCGTGGCCTTCATGGGCCTCACCATACTCATCGGCCTGGCGGTCATGCCCCGGGCCATGGATTGGCTACGCCGCAACTATAACAAAGAGACAATTCTCATCATCTCCCTGGCATTCTGCTTCGCCCTGGCCTTCATCTCCGGTTACGTCGGCCTCTCAATAGCGATTGGAGCGTTCCTGGCGGGGATCATCATATCCGAGTCCTCTTGCAACAATATCGTCCGCCGCCGCATCGAGCCCATGAAGGAGGTCTTCATAGCGATCTTCTTCTTCGCCATCGGAATGAGGATCGACATCGGGATGATCCTCGACAACATCCTCCTCTGCTTTATCATCGCTTTCGTGTTCATAATCGGTAAACTGTCGAGCATATTCTTCGCCAGCTACCTCACGACCATGGGCCTGCGTTCCAGCTTCTACCTAGCGTCCAGCCTGGTGGTGATGGGTGAGTTCGGCTTCATAATCGCCACCCTGGGTTTGAACGGGGGGATCCTGGACCTCTCCATGTACTCCACGGTCATCGGTGCTGCTCTGATCACCATGGTGGTACTCCCTCTTCTCTCCCGTTCAGGACCGAGGATCTTCGACTTTGGCTCAAGGAACGCGCCATCTTTCGTTCGCAACGTCGTACAGAGGATGGAGAGGGTTCGCGGTGAGGTACGAAGAAAGATGGCCATTTCCCCCGAGCTACGCCTGGAGGTCCGCGGCCAGCTCCTGATGGTGTTCGTCGATATGGTCCTCATCATAACCATAATCCTGGTCCTGAACCTGCTCGATCCCATCAGAGAGGCGTTGACACCGCTGGCCGGTGATTTGCACATACTTCCATCGCTCCTGCTGTTCGTCACCAGCATCGTGCTCATCTCACCGGTGGTGGTCAATGTCATCACCCGCCTCCGCCTCATCGCCTTAATAATAATGATGAACGTCTCTGAAGGAGGGAGGCAGACAGTGGCCGGCAGGATGCGCATATACCGTTTGTTCAGGAACGTGGGGGGTTTCATTGTGATAATGGTCCTGATGCTGTTGATACTGCCTCTTCTGCCTCAGGTGTCCACCTTCGATGAAACCGCCCTGCTTGCCTTGACAGTGATCATCGTTTTGCTGTCTGTGTTGTCCTGGGGAGTCCTCCGGCCGGCCTTCGGCAAGATCTCACAGGGGGTGGTCGCACGCATTGTTCTCATGGACGAGGTGACGGACGAGCAGCCAGGGGAAATTATCGTCTGCGATGAATGA
- a CDS encoding chromosome segregation protein ScpA translates to MIANQAAEGVLEHLLFHKAMIDEEAGAEKIDRYLTVLRETGSQVLQRDPLDRSIETVFELVLSNDLDPWDVDLIRFSELYAEKVRDEEVNFVIAGKLMLMAWSILRMQSEQVLSNSETRKDEYEEMDLMDMFSFDEPRAILCMPEEVELNEVVRHRGSRPVTLVELLDAFEEAQREEERNKLREKLREANRAKLDAAFDSKAHNDDMERDVEMVWQRICRCGTGAVDITDIWEGGKDDMITVFMSLLFLARSGKISVWQDDLPFGPISLEVKMDWDIGTLEDATDAPSPRAFQASTEVVR, encoded by the coding sequence ATGATTGCCAACCAAGCTGCAGAGGGGGTGCTGGAGCACCTCTTGTTCCACAAGGCCATGATCGATGAGGAGGCCGGTGCGGAGAAGATCGATCGTTATCTTACGGTGTTGCGCGAGACCGGATCTCAGGTCCTGCAGCGGGACCCCCTTGACCGCTCCATCGAGACGGTGTTCGAGCTGGTCCTGTCCAATGACCTCGATCCCTGGGATGTCGATCTCATCCGCTTTTCAGAGCTGTACGCGGAGAAGGTCCGGGACGAGGAGGTCAATTTCGTGATCGCAGGCAAGCTCATGCTGATGGCGTGGTCCATCCTAAGGATGCAGAGCGAGCAGGTGCTCTCCAACTCTGAGACGCGGAAGGACGAATATGAGGAGATGGACCTGATGGACATGTTCTCGTTCGATGAACCGCGTGCAATCCTGTGCATGCCCGAAGAGGTGGAGCTCAATGAAGTGGTTAGGCACCGGGGGAGCCGGCCGGTGACGCTTGTCGAGCTTCTTGATGCGTTCGAGGAGGCGCAAAGGGAGGAGGAGCGCAACAAGCTCCGGGAAAAGCTGAGGGAGGCCAACCGTGCCAAGCTGGACGCCGCCTTCGACTCCAAGGCCCATAACGATGACATGGAGAGGGACGTAGAGATGGTGTGGCAGCGCATATGCAGATGCGGCACCGGAGCGGTGGACATCACCGACATCTGGGAGGGGGGGAAGGACGATATGATCACGGTCTTCATGTCCCTGCTGTTCCTCGCCCGCTCGGGCAAGATATCGGTCTGGCAGGATGACCTTCCCTTCGGACCCATCTCCCTGGAGGTCAAGATGGACTGGGACATCGGTACTCTGGAGGATGCGACGGACGCCCCTTCACCCCGCGCCTTCCAGGCGAGCACTGAGGTGGTGAGGTGA
- the glmM gene encoding phosphoglucosamine mutase, giving the protein MAGRLFGTNGVRGVINKDMNVQLAMDLGKAIGTFMGGRVAIGNDSRTSAAMIKSAVASGLMCAGAQALDLGLVPTPVVQHYVKNNGLAGGIMITASHNPPEFNGIKCIDSDGTEMPRSKEEEIERLYFTRTFRSMPWNAVGQMRQASGAVHDYLDSVKKLVDADAIRGAGLTVVLDCANGAGVVSTPMLLDDLNVRAITINCNPQGTFPGHPSEPVESHLRDLIAMVKDTGADMGIAHDGDADRTIFVDDKGRYLYGDKSLAITAEAMVRENGGGTVVTPVSSSMAVEDVVRRAGGDIIYTRVGSPVVARKMIEVRALFGGEENGGLIFPKHQYCRDGAMTVAKMLEIVTRSGPLSKLVDSIPTYSQDKRKLICSDECKESVLAALVEHYSSQRVDTTDGVKICYDDGWTLVRPSGTEPLFRIYSEARTGEDAKRRSEECEKVLVDLLAR; this is encoded by the coding sequence ATGGCAGGCAGGCTGTTCGGAACCAATGGTGTCAGAGGTGTGATCAATAAGGACATGAACGTCCAGCTGGCCATGGACCTGGGTAAGGCGATCGGCACCTTCATGGGCGGCCGCGTGGCCATCGGCAACGATTCCCGGACATCCGCCGCCATGATCAAGAGCGCGGTGGCCTCGGGACTGATGTGCGCCGGAGCCCAAGCATTGGACCTGGGCCTGGTGCCCACCCCAGTGGTGCAGCACTACGTCAAGAACAACGGGCTGGCCGGTGGCATAATGATCACCGCATCCCACAACCCTCCCGAGTTCAATGGCATAAAGTGCATAGACTCTGACGGGACAGAGATGCCTCGCTCCAAAGAGGAGGAGATAGAGAGGCTGTATTTCACCAGGACGTTCCGCAGTATGCCCTGGAACGCCGTAGGCCAGATGCGCCAGGCGTCGGGCGCGGTCCATGATTACCTGGATTCCGTCAAGAAGCTGGTGGATGCCGATGCCATCCGGGGCGCGGGATTGACGGTAGTCCTGGACTGCGCCAACGGCGCGGGTGTGGTGTCCACGCCCATGCTCCTGGACGATCTGAACGTCCGCGCCATAACCATTAATTGCAATCCTCAGGGTACATTCCCGGGCCACCCCTCGGAACCAGTGGAGTCCCACCTCCGTGACCTCATAGCAATGGTCAAGGACACAGGGGCGGACATGGGCATAGCCCATGATGGGGATGCGGACCGCACGATCTTTGTCGACGACAAGGGACGCTACCTCTATGGCGACAAGTCCCTGGCCATAACCGCGGAGGCCATGGTCCGGGAGAACGGAGGGGGCACCGTGGTGACCCCGGTATCGTCATCGATGGCCGTGGAGGACGTCGTCAGAAGGGCGGGAGGAGATATCATCTACACCCGCGTGGGATCGCCGGTCGTGGCCAGGAAGATGATAGAGGTGAGAGCGCTCTTCGGCGGGGAGGAGAACGGTGGCCTTATCTTCCCCAAGCATCAGTACTGCCGCGATGGCGCCATGACCGTGGCCAAGATGCTGGAGATCGTCACACGCAGCGGCCCGCTGTCCAAGCTCGTCGACAGCATCCCCACGTACAGCCAGGACAAGCGCAAACTGATATGCTCGGACGAATGCAAGGAAAGCGTGCTGGCTGCCCTGGTGGAGCACTACAGCTCTCAGCGGGTGGACACCACTGACGGGGTTAAGATATGCTATGATGACGGCTGGACGCTGGTGCGGCCGTCAGGCACCGAGCCCCTGTTCCGCATCTACTCCGAGGCCAGGACCGGCGAGGATGCCAAAAGGCGCTCCGAGGAATGCGAGAAGGTGCTGGTAGACCTCCTGGCACGTTGA
- a CDS encoding iron ABC transporter permease, whose translation MKRMDWVVDFISRKGFRKGWTVFIIAFFLFFVVLPTLYVVTYAFTDWSAIETTVLSNPQTLSTIVDSVVISFEIAAIVTVIDFLAGLPVAWILVRKEFRGKEFLDTLIDMPLAVPTAALGFSAAVFWVMSPDPVPFSLSVISSPFLLIILLHIVFSYPYMVRSLAAILEEIDDTYEVAGRTLGASRLTAARTITLPLFRAGLATGVILCFSRSMSETGGTMIALSTMANLGIGEAANFFTGSTLIGEWRSLAENDPTYAPSLAFVSILLIALALILLIILKLVIMKFHLPLRKVWPMQEKMLSRGIFPKMKDGGALAFLAIIVLIPSFFIFTYVLFSDPASLDLRTFLFALGYSFLVAGVVTIIDIALGIPFALYITKHRDRASSNVLDVLVNVPLIVPTAALGYSLFLFWGSTGVTGGANIIVLILAHVAFTYPLVVRNVAGAVEEIDPSYEETARTLGAKPIQSFRRVLYPLIKSSILAGAIMAFTRSLGETGATQAVLGSNALTAPVYIVSLVKADALYQAALACIILIIVSYVFMLVLRYLTKKRKEAI comes from the coding sequence ATGAAGCGAATGGACTGGGTCGTTGATTTCATCAGCAGAAAAGGGTTCAGGAAAGGCTGGACCGTTTTCATCATCGCTTTTTTCCTGTTCTTCGTTGTCCTCCCAACTCTCTATGTCGTTACCTATGCTTTCACTGATTGGTCCGCCATTGAGACCACGGTCCTGAGCAACCCCCAGACCCTGTCGACAATAGTGGACTCGGTGGTTATATCCTTCGAGATCGCTGCCATCGTGACCGTCATAGATTTCTTGGCGGGTCTCCCCGTCGCCTGGATATTGGTCCGCAAGGAGTTCCGGGGAAAGGAGTTCCTGGATACGTTGATAGATATGCCCTTGGCGGTACCCACGGCAGCTCTGGGGTTCTCTGCCGCGGTGTTCTGGGTGATGAGCCCCGACCCGGTCCCGTTCTCCCTTTCCGTCATATCCTCGCCCTTCCTTCTTATCATCCTTCTGCACATCGTTTTCTCCTATCCCTACATGGTCCGCTCCCTGGCGGCCATCCTGGAGGAGATAGACGATACCTATGAGGTTGCAGGGAGGACCCTGGGGGCCAGCCGCCTCACCGCGGCCCGGACCATCACCCTGCCGCTGTTCCGCGCCGGTCTGGCCACTGGCGTGATCCTCTGCTTCTCCCGTAGCATGAGCGAGACCGGCGGCACCATGATCGCGCTCAGTACCATGGCCAACCTGGGAATCGGAGAGGCTGCAAATTTCTTCACAGGGTCCACGCTGATCGGTGAATGGAGGTCCCTGGCGGAGAACGACCCCACCTACGCTCCGTCCCTGGCATTCGTCAGCATACTGCTGATAGCTTTGGCGCTCATCCTCCTGATAATCCTGAAGCTGGTCATAATGAAGTTCCACCTTCCCTTACGGAAGGTATGGCCGATGCAGGAGAAGATGCTAAGTCGGGGCATATTCCCCAAGATGAAGGACGGCGGGGCGTTGGCATTCCTGGCCATCATCGTCCTGATACCTTCTTTCTTCATCTTCACATATGTACTGTTCTCGGACCCCGCATCTTTGGACCTGAGGACCTTCTTATTTGCGCTGGGCTATTCCTTCCTGGTCGCCGGGGTGGTCACGATCATCGACATAGCCTTGGGGATACCCTTTGCCCTGTACATAACAAAACATAGGGACAGGGCATCATCGAACGTCTTGGACGTGCTGGTCAACGTCCCCCTTATCGTTCCCACCGCCGCCCTGGGATACTCCCTGTTCCTCTTCTGGGGCTCTACCGGCGTAACGGGGGGTGCCAACATAATCGTACTTATCCTGGCGCATGTGGCATTCACATACCCGCTGGTGGTCAGGAATGTGGCCGGTGCGGTGGAAGAGATAGACCCATCCTACGAGGAGACCGCCCGGACTCTGGGTGCCAAGCCGATCCAGAGCTTCCGCCGTGTCCTTTACCCCCTCATCAAGAGCTCCATCCTGGCGGGCGCCATAATGGCCTTCACCCGCAGTCTCGGAGAGACCGGGGCCACCCAGGCGGTACTGGGCAGCAACGCCCTCACGGCGCCGGTATACATTGTGAGCCTGGTCAAGGCCGATGCGCTGTATCAGGCTGCTCTTGCCTGCATCATACTCATCATCGTTTCCTACGTATTCATGCTCGTCCTGCGCTACCTGACAAAGAAGAGGAAGGAGGCGATCTGA
- a CDS encoding NDP-sugar synthase — translation MKALILAGGLGTRLRPLTLRMPKPLVPLLGKPLISHIIDPLPAEVDTVILAVSYMKDALEEYFRAHDVGRKVILVNEDTPLGTGGAVKNVSRYLDDTFIAFNGDVICSIDLNDMLRYHRSHDGIGTMSLWDVEDPSAFGVVATDARGRINDFQEKPERDKAISNSINAGVYIFEREILDHIPNGVVSLERQVFPNVLDRGLYGYGFSGYWVDGGTRENLLKAQKVLLDLGGGKVAPDLINEDATICGSNMLQRAHIRGCRIGPHVYMEDDVLVSKGAEVAESMLLRGALIEEGARVRGSIIGPDSVVEKGRTVVNEILARQ, via the coding sequence ATGAAAGCACTGATACTGGCCGGAGGGCTGGGGACCCGTCTCAGGCCCCTGACCCTCAGGATGCCCAAGCCGCTTGTGCCCCTTCTGGGCAAGCCTCTGATATCTCACATCATAGACCCCCTGCCGGCAGAGGTGGACACCGTTATCCTGGCGGTCTCGTATATGAAGGACGCCCTGGAGGAATACTTCCGCGCTCATGATGTCGGCCGCAAGGTCATCCTTGTCAATGAGGACACTCCGTTGGGCACCGGGGGTGCGGTCAAGAACGTGTCCCGATATCTGGACGATACCTTCATCGCCTTCAATGGCGACGTCATATGCTCTATCGACCTCAATGATATGCTGAGGTACCATCGCTCGCATGATGGCATCGGCACCATGTCCCTGTGGGATGTGGAGGACCCCTCCGCCTTTGGCGTGGTGGCGACCGACGCCCGAGGGCGTATAAACGATTTCCAGGAGAAGCCCGAGAGGGATAAGGCCATATCCAACTCCATAAATGCCGGCGTGTACATCTTCGAGAGGGAGATCCTTGACCACATCCCCAACGGCGTCGTATCCCTGGAACGCCAGGTCTTCCCCAATGTGCTGGACCGCGGGCTCTACGGGTATGGGTTCTCGGGATACTGGGTCGACGGCGGGACCAGGGAGAACTTACTGAAGGCCCAGAAGGTCCTTCTGGATCTGGGCGGGGGCAAGGTGGCCCCGGACCTCATCAATGAGGATGCCACGATATGTGGATCCAATATGCTGCAGAGGGCGCACATTCGGGGATGCCGTATAGGTCCCCATGTATACATGGAGGATGACGTCCTAGTGTCCAAGGGGGCGGAGGTCGCGGAGAGCATGCTCCTGAGGGGAGCGCTCATCGAAGAGGGCGCCCGAGTCCGCGGAAGCATCATTGGCCCCGACAGCGTTGTAGAGAAAGGTCGGACGGTCGTCAATGAGATACTGGCAAGGCAATGA
- a CDS encoding ABC transporter ATP-binding protein: MPSITLRDIRKTYGEVIAADDLELEVENGEYLCLLGPTGAGKTTALRIIAGLTQPDSGQVFLDVRDVTELEPEERNAVLLSQRYSLFPTMTVADNILFGPSIRKVPELDSKKTLVELLDLVRLTKRADSYPRELSGGMQQRNALARALATNPDVLLLDEPLRALDARLRIDLRHELRSMAKALGLTVIHVTHDQEEALVMADRIAVIRNGHIVQIGTPREVFDHPLSPFVANFVGQSNFFVGNILCSRDGRMTTVEDDKGHVVFARSSDIPVDSKAVVAIKVGNTRVVKRSDAFVMGTVERTLFEGRVVHLDVNVGDLGRYSVKLPASRRDQVAVGDEVGLSWDIPKASVFPYPEGGLEEELRVD, translated from the coding sequence ATGCCCAGCATCACCCTCCGGGATATCAGGAAAACCTATGGCGAGGTGATCGCCGCCGACGATCTGGAACTGGAGGTTGAGAACGGTGAGTACCTCTGTCTGCTGGGACCAACAGGAGCGGGCAAGACCACTGCCCTTAGGATAATAGCCGGCCTCACCCAGCCCGATTCCGGCCAGGTGTTCCTGGACGTCAGGGACGTTACTGAGCTGGAACCGGAGGAGCGAAACGCCGTTCTGCTGTCCCAGCGATACTCTCTGTTCCCCACCATGACGGTGGCCGATAACATCCTGTTCGGACCATCCATCCGCAAGGTCCCCGAGCTCGATAGCAAGAAGACACTGGTCGAACTTCTGGACCTCGTGAGACTCACCAAGAGGGCAGACTCGTACCCTCGGGAGCTGTCGGGCGGTATGCAGCAGCGCAACGCCCTGGCACGGGCACTGGCCACCAATCCTGACGTCCTGCTGCTCGACGAGCCACTGAGGGCCTTGGATGCCCGTCTCCGGATCGATCTGCGCCACGAGCTGCGATCCATGGCCAAGGCCCTTGGCCTTACCGTCATCCACGTCACCCACGATCAGGAGGAGGCCCTGGTCATGGCCGATCGTATCGCGGTCATCCGTAACGGGCACATCGTGCAGATCGGCACCCCCCGGGAAGTGTTCGATCATCCCCTATCTCCCTTCGTGGCCAATTTCGTGGGACAGTCGAACTTCTTCGTCGGGAACATCCTGTGCTCGCGTGACGGCCGCATGACCACGGTGGAGGACGACAAGGGTCATGTGGTGTTCGCCCGCTCCTCGGATATCCCAGTGGACTCCAAGGCCGTGGTCGCGATCAAGGTCGGTAACACCAGGGTGGTGAAGAGGAGCGATGCGTTCGTGATGGGGACCGTCGAAAGGACCCTCTTCGAGGGGAGGGTGGTCCACCTGGACGTCAACGTCGGCGATCTGGGGCGGTACTCCGTAAAACTTCCGGCCAGCCGCAGGGACCAGGTGGCGGTAGGTGACGAGGTGGGCCTGAGCTGGGACATACCCAAGGCCTCGGTCTTCCCCTATCCTGAGGGAGGCCTGGAAGAGGAACTGAGGGTGGACTGA
- a CDS encoding RNA-binding protein, whose translation MVMPLALLEKSMDHRISLLLKDTRILEGKLVGYDDYMNMVLEDTEERTSEQTRRLGVVVLRGNNVVSISPV comes from the coding sequence ATGGTAATGCCACTCGCTCTTCTCGAGAAGTCAATGGACCACCGGATCTCCCTCCTGCTCAAGGACACCAGGATCCTTGAGGGAAAACTGGTCGGCTATGATGACTACATGAACATGGTCCTGGAGGATACCGAGGAGCGGACCTCTGAACAGACCAGGCGATTGGGGGTCGTAGTTTTACGCGGTAATAATGTGGTAAGCATATCTCCGGTATAA
- a CDS encoding ABC transporter ATP-binding protein, with protein sequence MPEVELINIAKRFGKVVASSEINLKVADGEYVTILGPSGCGKTTLIRMIAGLIEPSEGKVLIAGKDMTGVPIEERDIGYVFQNIALFPHLTALGNVSYGPLVKNMSEEEVKAVPQRYLEMVKLLDRMGMFPDELSGGEQQKVSLARALASGAKLLLLDEPLSALDARVRMDLRYELRRITKALGLTVIHVTHDQEEAMTVSDRIVLMRNGRIVESNTPEALYLYPQNLFTANFIGETNLLEGVVKEVLPDRSLVELRDGTVVEAKPSKFRRGDAVVLSIRPERVHPANEGLNSAIVKITYMGTYIRITVESDSEDTMLFDVSTSEDRVYSVGDRVNLIWSKRSGILYPRPPEGVEEAIKLE encoded by the coding sequence ATGCCTGAGGTGGAGCTGATCAATATTGCCAAGAGGTTCGGCAAGGTCGTCGCTTCCAGTGAGATCAACCTCAAGGTCGCTGACGGAGAGTATGTGACGATCCTAGGGCCATCTGGTTGCGGGAAGACCACCTTGATCCGGATGATCGCTGGCCTGATAGAGCCGAGCGAGGGGAAGGTGCTAATCGCCGGGAAGGATATGACGGGCGTTCCTATAGAGGAGAGGGACATAGGCTATGTGTTCCAGAACATCGCCCTGTTTCCCCATCTCACCGCCCTGGGCAATGTTTCCTATGGACCACTGGTCAAGAATATGTCCGAGGAAGAGGTGAAGGCCGTGCCCCAGCGCTATCTGGAGATGGTGAAGCTGCTGGACCGCATGGGCATGTTCCCCGATGAGCTGTCCGGTGGAGAACAGCAGAAGGTCTCCCTGGCCCGGGCACTGGCATCCGGTGCCAAGCTGTTGCTCCTGGACGAACCCCTGTCGGCGCTGGATGCCCGAGTCCGCATGGACCTGAGGTACGAGCTGAGACGGATCACCAAGGCCCTCGGCCTTACCGTCATCCACGTCACCCACGATCAGGAGGAGGCCATGACCGTTTCCGACCGCATAGTGCTCATGAGGAACGGCCGCATCGTCGAATCGAACACCCCAGAGGCGCTGTACCTCTATCCTCAGAACCTGTTCACCGCTAACTTTATCGGGGAGACCAACTTGCTGGAGGGGGTGGTAAAGGAGGTTCTACCCGACCGCTCCCTGGTGGAGCTGCGCGATGGAACGGTGGTGGAGGCAAAACCTTCCAAGTTCCGAAGGGGGGACGCCGTGGTCCTTTCCATAAGGCCAGAGAGGGTCCATCCCGCGAACGAAGGCCTTAATTCCGCAATTGTTAAAATTACTTACATGGGAACTTATATTCGAATTACCGTGGAAAGCGACAGCGAGGACACGATGCTGTTCGACGTAAGCACCTCGGAGGACCGGGTCTACAGCGTCGGTGATCGTGTGAACCTGATCTGGAGCAAGAGGTCGGGAATCCTTTACCCCAGGCCACCTGAGGGCGTGGAGGAGGCGATTAAGCTTGAATGA
- the scpB gene encoding SMC-Scp complex subunit ScpB, translating into MDLDPVRIIEAVLFSSSQPVKISEMEIQTQLGGSVIRKAIRKLQEEYDGRGSAIELSKTGMGYSFIVREQYRPFGRQFAPKEVPDDVLRTAAMIAYHQPILQSDLARSLGARVYDDVRELHQLGLVTAKKKGQTLLLTTTKRFCEYFGIDGTSKTAVKKWMENRAKGP; encoded by the coding sequence GTGGACCTGGACCCCGTCCGCATAATAGAGGCGGTGCTTTTCTCCTCCTCCCAACCGGTAAAGATATCGGAGATGGAGATTCAGACGCAGCTGGGCGGGAGCGTCATCCGCAAGGCCATCAGGAAGCTGCAGGAGGAGTACGACGGTCGGGGTTCGGCCATCGAGCTGTCCAAGACCGGCATGGGCTACTCCTTCATCGTGAGGGAGCAATACCGCCCCTTCGGTCGCCAGTTTGCGCCCAAAGAGGTGCCCGACGACGTCCTGCGCACTGCGGCCATGATCGCATACCATCAGCCCATATTGCAGAGCGATCTAGCGCGGTCCCTGGGTGCCAGGGTCTACGATGATGTCAGAGAGCTTCACCAGCTAGGCCTGGTGACCGCCAAGAAGAAGGGGCAGACGCTACTGCTGACGACCACCAAGAGGTTCTGCGAGTATTTCGGCATCGATGGGACCAGCAAGACGGCGGTCAAAAAGTGGATGGAGAACCGGGCCAAAGGGCCATAA